Below is a window of Neodiprion virginianus isolate iyNeoVirg1 chromosome 4, iyNeoVirg1.1, whole genome shotgun sequence DNA.
CAATTGTAATAAGCAGTAAAAGCGGCTGGGATAACGCCCAGATTTTGCACGTCACATCGCACAGCGACGGTAAGTAACTTTGAAACCTATAGAGAAACGATTGTAACAAAGAATTAAGCCGACGCTGTACTTACgttgtaatattttacagaCGGTTCGCATTGCCTGACCGAGCACTGTGTAGTCGTGGCTTCGTCGATAATAAACAGCATGGACAAGGCGGTAAATCCGTGCGATGATTTTTACGAATACGCGTGCGGAGGTTGGATAAAACAGAATCCAATTCCAAACGGCAAGGGTACATGGGGTACGTTCGACAAATTAGAACAGAAGAATCAGCTGGTGGTGAAGAATGTTCTAGGTAACTGAGTCACatggttaaaaatttgtctacTCATTTGCTGCCGAAAGTAttgtcttcttcttttcctacATCGAGCAGAAAAACCGTTGTCAGCGATCAAGTCCAAGGCTGAGATAAAGGCTAAGCTATACTATATGTCCTGCATGGACACTAACGAGACCATCGAGGCTTTGGGCGCCAAACCCATGCTCACTTTGCTCGAAGCTATCGGCGGGTGGAGCATATCTGGAAAGTTTAACGTATCCACTTGGTCGCTTCAAAACAGTATGCACATACTTCAGAACAAGTATAATATGGGCGGATTATTTTCGTGGTCGGTAAATGAGGACGACAAAAACAGTAGTAGACACATAATACAGGTGAGGCACAATTTTGAACATCGATGAATACAAGTGGTTGTGTTTGTGAAGTCTCACCATTGTTCTTCATCGTTTTCCCCCAGATCGATCAGGGAGGACTGACTCTACCAACGACGGACAATTACCTGAACAAAACAGAGAATGCCAAGGTGCTGGCTGAGTATTTGGAGTACATGACCAAGGTGATGATTCGTTTGTTTGTCCTAGAAATAAAGCGAGGAGATCGATTCTTTTGCGGAAACAAGATTTTgaacttgtttttattttttcaagatcGGAATGTTGCTTGGTGGGGAAGAAAATTCGACCAGGAAACAGATGCAGGatataattgattttgaaacaaaattggCAGAGATCACAATACCTCAAGCAGAGAGACGAGACGaggaaaaattgtataatttaatgCCGTTGAGCGAATTGCAACATCAGGCTCCATTTGTAAGTGGCGAATCCTTaataagaaatatttgagaaatCGCATAACTCAGGCAAGTATAGAAATAATATCGATATGCTTTCGATAGGATCGACTTTTGTTAGTACGCTAATGACTgcgaaatattattacaattctCAATATTATCCAGTATCATGTTCCAAACATTACATCTCGCTTTACTCATCACGCTTTAGATGCAGTGGGTGGAGTATTTCAACTATGCCATGCGACTAGTTAGCAAGAAGCTGAACAACAAAGTAATGATAGTAAATTTTGCCCCGGAGTATTTTACCAATTTGACCAAAATCATCGACGGGTACAACAAGAATGAGGAGGGAAAAGTGTAAGTATACTCGAGACCCGAAGTTTCTATCGAACGACTAGAGAATCTGAAAAACTGAGTCTTTGTACctttatacagaaaaaaaaatgagtacttgatttttttctacagcATATTGAATAATTACTTGATTTGGCAAACTGTACGATCATTAACAGCGTACTTGTCAAAGCCATTCCGAGACGCTTATAAGGGATTAAAAAAAGCCCTGATTGGATCCGAAGGAGGAGACGAACCATGGCGCTATTGTGTCAGCGACACTAATAATGTAATGGGTTTTGCCATTGGAGCAATGTTCGTTCGCGAGGTATTTCACGGACAGAGTAAGCTTAGAGTAAGTAGTTTcaacaaatgaaaatgttctttaattttgcgagggatTCTGAAGGTAAACAACTTTTTTAAACATAGGCTGAGGGAATGATAGATGAGATTCGTCGCGCTTTTACGGAGAACTTGAAGAACCACGAGTGGATGGACGCGGAGACTAGAAAATCTGCAGAAGAAAAAGCAAACGCAATTACAGACATGATTGGATTTCCCGACTTCATTTTGAACCCTAATGAATTGGACGATCGATACAAAGACTTGTCAATAAAAGTCAACGAGTACTTTACCAACAATATCAGGGTTAATCAGTACAACTTGAAGAGGAATTTGGAGAAACTAGATCAACCTGTGAACAAGACCAGCTGGATCATGACGCCGCCGACCGTCAATGCATACTACACTCCAACTAAAAATCAAATCGTATTTCCAGCCGGGATTCTGCAGAGTCCTTTCTACGATATTAAAAATCCGAAGAGTCTAAACTTTGGGGGAATCGGTGTTGTCATGGGACATGAACTTACGCACGCGTTTGACGATCAAGGTAAGAAGctattgagaaaattttatagagAATATTCTGGATATCCGCGACACGTCACAAATCGAGAAACCGAGATAATCAATAgttttgtatcatttttttagGAAGAGAATACGACTTGCACGGTAACCTTCACAAATGGTGGAACAACGCAACTATCGAAAGATTTAAAAACAGAACAGAATGCCTTGTCGACCAGTACAATAAATTCGAAATAAAAGGAAGACACATTGACGGGAGGCAAACGCTTGGTAATTCcatgtaaaaattatacctCTTCTGTCGAGTCGCTCGGTAGTGAAATTCTTGCAAGATTATAAATCTTTGATCTCTGTTCAGGCGAGAACATAGCGGATAATGGCGGTTTGACTGCAGCGTACCATGCTTATCTAAAAACTCCAAAAGACTACAAGGATCACTTGCCTTTACCAGGCCTTAATC
It encodes the following:
- the LOC124303496 gene encoding endothelin-converting enzyme homolog isoform X1 — its product is MSVKMTRYKQAEFEDEDSSSIGSVALNSEGISTSATHIRYHTSGVIQGTTLWRARSTMEKCLVITCAALLFTVIVMSIVISSKSGWDNAQILHVTSHSDDGSHCLTEHCVVVASSIINSMDKAVNPCDDFYEYACGGWIKQNPIPNGKGTWGTFDKLEQKNQLVVKNVLEKPLSAIKSKAEIKAKLYYMSCMDTNETIEALGAKPMLTLLEAIGGWSISGKFNVSTWSLQNSMHILQNKYNMGGLFSWSVNEDDKNSSRHIIQIDQGGLTLPTTDNYLNKTENAKVLAEYLEYMTKIGMLLGGEENSTRKQMQDIIDFETKLAEITIPQAERRDEEKLYNLMPLSELQHQAPFMQWVEYFNYAMRLVSKKLNNKVMIVNFAPEYFTNLTKIIDGYNKNEEGKVILNNYLIWQTVRSLTAYLSKPFRDAYKGLKKALIGSEGGDEPWRYCVSDTNNVMGFAIGAMFVREVFHGQSKLRAEGMIDEIRRAFTENLKNHEWMDAETRKSAEEKANAITDMIGFPDFILNPNELDDRYKDLSIKVNEYFTNNIRVNQYNLKRNLEKLDQPVNKTSWIMTPPTVNAYYTPTKNQIVFPAGILQSPFYDIKNPKSLNFGGIGVVMGHELTHAFDDQGREYDLHGNLHKWWNNATIERFKNRTECLVDQYNKFEIKGRHIDGRQTLGENIADNGGLTAAYHAYLKTPKDYKDHLPLPGLNLTHRQLFFVSFAQVWCSAVTSEAVGLQIEKDSHCTSKYRVVGPLSNSPEFAKEFNCPKGSKMNPIDKCEIW
- the LOC124303496 gene encoding endothelin-converting enzyme homolog isoform X3; this encodes MTRYKQAEFEDEDSSSIGSVALNSEGISTSATHIRYHTSGVIQGTTLWRARSTMEKCLVITCAALLFTVIVMSIVISSKSGWDNAQILHVTSHSDDGSHCLTEHCVVVASSIINSMDKAVNPCDDFYEYACGGWIKQNPIPNGKGTWGTFDKLEQKNQLVVKNVLEKPLSAIKSKAEIKAKLYYMSCMDTNETIEALGAKPMLTLLEAIGGWSISGKFNVSTWSLQNSMHILQNKYNMGGLFSWSVNEDDKNSSRHIIQIDQGGLTLPTTDNYLNKTENAKVLAEYLEYMTKIGMLLGGEENSTRKQMQDIIDFETKLAEITIPQAERRDEEKLYNLMPLSELQHQAPFMQWVEYFNYAMRLVSKKLNNKVMIVNFAPEYFTNLTKIIDGYNKNEEGKVILNNYLIWQTVRSLTAYLSKPFRDAYKGLKKALIGSEGGDEPWRYCVSDTNNVMGFAIGAMFVREVFHGQSKLRAEGMIDEIRRAFTENLKNHEWMDAETRKSAEEKANAITDMIGFPDFILNPNELDDRYKDLSIKVNEYFTNNIRVNQYNLKRNLEKLDQPVNKTSWIMTPPTVNAYYTPTKNQIVFPAGILQSPFYDIKNPKSLNFGGIGVVMGHELTHAFDDQGREYDLHGNLHKWWNNATIERFKNRTECLVDQYNKFEIKGRHIDGRQTLGENIADNGGLTAAYHAYLKTPKDYKDHLPLPGLNLTHRQLFFVSFAQVWCSAVTSEAVGLQIEKDSHCTSKYRVVGPLSNSPEFAKEFNCPKGSKMNPIDKCEIW
- the LOC124303496 gene encoding endothelin-converting enzyme homolog isoform X2; the encoded protein is MQCGMTRYKQAEFEDEDSSSIGSVALNSEGISTSATHIRYHTSGVIQGTTLWRARSTMEKCLVITCAALLFTVIVMSIVISSKSGWDNAQILHVTSHSDDGSHCLTEHCVVVASSIINSMDKAVNPCDDFYEYACGGWIKQNPIPNGKGTWGTFDKLEQKNQLVVKNVLEKPLSAIKSKAEIKAKLYYMSCMDTNETIEALGAKPMLTLLEAIGGWSISGKFNVSTWSLQNSMHILQNKYNMGGLFSWSVNEDDKNSSRHIIQIDQGGLTLPTTDNYLNKTENAKVLAEYLEYMTKIGMLLGGEENSTRKQMQDIIDFETKLAEITIPQAERRDEEKLYNLMPLSELQHQAPFMQWVEYFNYAMRLVSKKLNNKVMIVNFAPEYFTNLTKIIDGYNKNEEGKVILNNYLIWQTVRSLTAYLSKPFRDAYKGLKKALIGSEGGDEPWRYCVSDTNNVMGFAIGAMFVREVFHGQSKLRAEGMIDEIRRAFTENLKNHEWMDAETRKSAEEKANAITDMIGFPDFILNPNELDDRYKDLSIKVNEYFTNNIRVNQYNLKRNLEKLDQPVNKTSWIMTPPTVNAYYTPTKNQIVFPAGILQSPFYDIKNPKSLNFGGIGVVMGHELTHAFDDQGREYDLHGNLHKWWNNATIERFKNRTECLVDQYNKFEIKGRHIDGRQTLGENIADNGGLTAAYHAYLKTPKDYKDHLPLPGLNLTHRQLFFVSFAQVWCSAVTSEAVGLQIEKDSHCTSKYRVVGPLSNSPEFAKEFNCPKGSKMNPIDKCEIW
- the LOC124303496 gene encoding endothelin-converting enzyme homolog isoform X4; protein product: MSVKMTRYKQAEFEDEDSSSIGSVALNSEGISTSATHIRYHTGTTLWRARSTMEKCLVITCAALLFTVIVMSIVISSKSGWDNAQILHVTSHSDDGSHCLTEHCVVVASSIINSMDKAVNPCDDFYEYACGGWIKQNPIPNGKGTWGTFDKLEQKNQLVVKNVLEKPLSAIKSKAEIKAKLYYMSCMDTNETIEALGAKPMLTLLEAIGGWSISGKFNVSTWSLQNSMHILQNKYNMGGLFSWSVNEDDKNSSRHIIQIDQGGLTLPTTDNYLNKTENAKVLAEYLEYMTKIGMLLGGEENSTRKQMQDIIDFETKLAEITIPQAERRDEEKLYNLMPLSELQHQAPFMQWVEYFNYAMRLVSKKLNNKVMIVNFAPEYFTNLTKIIDGYNKNEEGKVILNNYLIWQTVRSLTAYLSKPFRDAYKGLKKALIGSEGGDEPWRYCVSDTNNVMGFAIGAMFVREVFHGQSKLRAEGMIDEIRRAFTENLKNHEWMDAETRKSAEEKANAITDMIGFPDFILNPNELDDRYKDLSIKVNEYFTNNIRVNQYNLKRNLEKLDQPVNKTSWIMTPPTVNAYYTPTKNQIVFPAGILQSPFYDIKNPKSLNFGGIGVVMGHELTHAFDDQGREYDLHGNLHKWWNNATIERFKNRTECLVDQYNKFEIKGRHIDGRQTLGENIADNGGLTAAYHAYLKTPKDYKDHLPLPGLNLTHRQLFFVSFAQVWCSAVTSEAVGLQIEKDSHCTSKYRVVGPLSNSPEFAKEFNCPKGSKMNPIDKCEIW